The DNA window CGGAGCTCTTTTCGCGCGGGAAATGCCCTGACCGGCTAACGTATCGAAGTCATGCAGTGGTACTATTCCAACAACGGACAGCAGTCCGGACCGGTCACGGAAGCCGAGCTTCGTGACAAGATCGCGAGCCGGGAAATCGGCGCGGACGATCTGGTCTGGACCGAAGGCATGTCGGAGTGGCAGTCGGTCGCCAGGACGCCGGCGGTATCATCCGCCTTGGTCGCTTCCCAGCCGGCACCGGCCGTGCCGCCGGAGACGCTACCCACCCAGACCCCGTCGCCCTACCAAGCTCCGGTTGCCCGCCCGTCCGCGGGTGGCTATCAGGGTGCCGACATTCCGAATTACATGTGGCAGTCGATTGTGGTGACCCTGTTCTGCTGCCAGATCTTCGGAATCATCGCGATCATATCGGCCGCCAAGGTCGACGGCTTCAAACAGGCCGGCGATCTCGTGGCGGCCCGGGCTGCCTCTGACAGCGCCAAGAAGTGGTGCAACTGGGGTGTGGGCCTCGGTCTGCTGGGGATCGTGCTCTACATCATGCTGATGGCGGCCGCCGGCACTTCATCCTCGATGTGAGGTTGTGAAAGCGATTTTCGGAACGGTCGCCTTCCGGGCTGGTGTGGTGCTCACTGCGGTTTCGGTCGCGGCCTTCGGAGCATGGTGGCTCGCGGTCTACGGACCGAAAGGCATTCCCTTCCGATGCGTGTTGAATGACGCCACAGGAATCCATTGCCCAGGTTGCGGGATGACCCGCGCTACCCATGCCGCGCTCGAAGGACGATTCGCCGATGCCTTCCGCTTCAATCCGCTCGGAGTCATCCTGCTGCCGATCGCGTTGTTGGCGCTGGTTCCCGAAGTGATCGCTTGGGTGAAAGGGGAGCCGCCCAAGTGGCGGGTGCCGGTCGGCAAACGTGGCGGGATCGCGCTCGCGGTGCTGGTCATCGGCTTCATGGTCCTGCGGAACCTGCCGTGGATGCCATTCAGGCTTCTTGCGCCGCACTAAGAGATCTCAGCGGCCGAGCAATTTCGCCACGTGCTTGGCGAGCAGGTCGGCTTCGAGATTCACCCGTTGACCGACCTCGCGGTGATGCAGGTTGGTACGCTCGAAGGTATGCGGGATGATCCAGAAACGGGCGAGGGTGTCCTCAAGGTCGGCGATCGTCAGCGAGATGCCGTCCATCGCCAGCGAGCCCTTGTCGATGCAGAGCCGGGCGATGTCGTCAGGCAAGCGGATCGCGAGTTCGTGATCCTGGCCGACCTCCCGCAGGACTTCGATCGTTCCGGTGCCGTCGATGTGGCCCTGCACGAAGTGTCCGCCAAGCCGGTCGCCGACTTGGAGGGCACGCTCGAGATTCACCGGGTCGCCGGGCTGAAGATCGCCGAGCGATGTGACCCGCAAGGTCTGGGTGAGCACATCGAAAGAGGCACCGGCCGGACTTAGCGATACGACGGTCAGGCAGCAGCCGTTGATCGCGACCGAATCACCCAGGGACAGTTCGGGGGCGAAGGGAAGGGCGAGAGAGAGCCGGGCTTGCTCACCCCTTTCCTCGACGTCGGTGA is part of the Haloferula helveola genome and encodes:
- a CDS encoding CD225/dispanin family protein; this translates as MQWYYSNNGQQSGPVTEAELRDKIASREIGADDLVWTEGMSEWQSVARTPAVSSALVASQPAPAVPPETLPTQTPSPYQAPVARPSAGGYQGADIPNYMWQSIVVTLFCCQIFGIIAIISAAKVDGFKQAGDLVAARAASDSAKKWCNWGVGLGLLGIVLYIMLMAAAGTSSSM
- a CDS encoding DUF2752 domain-containing protein, with the protein product MKAIFGTVAFRAGVVLTAVSVAAFGAWWLAVYGPKGIPFRCVLNDATGIHCPGCGMTRATHAALEGRFADAFRFNPLGVILLPIALLALVPEVIAWVKGEPPKWRVPVGKRGGIALAVLVIGFMVLRNLPWMPFRLLAPH
- a CDS encoding riboflavin synthase, which gives rise to MFTGLVECTGVVTDVEERGEQARLSLALPFAPELSLGDSVAINGCCLTVVSLSPAGASFDVLTQTLRVTSLGDLQPGDPVNLERALQVGDRLGGHFVQGHIDGTGTIEVLREVGQDHELAIRLPDDIARLCIDKGSLAMDGISLTIADLEDTLARFWIIPHTFERTNLHHREVGQRVNLEADLLAKHVAKLLGR